The stretch of DNA TCCTTGGCTGTCTGGTTCATGGAATGATATGCACTGTATGGCCGGATATATGGAAATGGAGAAGACGGATGACGATTGAGAGCGGAATTGCATTGGCGTTTGCCACCTTCGTGTTTGCCTGTATTCCCGGACCGGGAGTGGCGGCACTTGTAGCCCAGTCTCTGTCGCGGGGATTTCGAGCCGGGATCGGATACGCTGCGGGCCTGGTGTGCGGTGATCTGGTCTATCTGCTGACGGCCCTTTGGGGGCTGGGGTGGATTTCGGCACAGGTCGGCCCATGGTTTGTCGTGCTCAAATGGGCCGGAGCGGCCTATCTGGTTTTCATGGGCATCCGGGCGTGGCGGGCCGTGCCACCAATCGGACGGTTTACCGACTCCGTGCCGCCGAGGAGTGGGCAACGAAGCTTTGCAGTGGGATT from Pseudodesulfovibrio sp. JC047 encodes:
- a CDS encoding LysE family translocator, which encodes MTIESGIALAFATFVFACIPGPGVAALVAQSLSRGFRAGIGYAAGLVCGDLVYLLTALWGLGWISAQVGPWFVVLKWAGAAYLVFMGIRAWRAVPPIGRFTDSVPPRSGQRSFAVGLCVSLGNPKVIAFYCGFLPGFVDLPTLTGAEVLVVVSLIIPTVFTVLSLYAWLSSQGRTAIRSTRVWKTMHRIAGSVMIGAGVAVAAE